The stretch of DNA CGGAAAAATCAGGAAACTGTTCCGAACTATGCAGAATATATTCCACATCTACCTGATTATTTAATAAAAATTTAATGTTTTCTTCTTCTGAAAAGAGCTCAGTCTGTAATTTTTTTTGCTTACTTTCTGATGACCTGTTGGAAATGAACGTAAAACAGGTTTTGGTAAATTTGTGATAAGCTTCAAATCTTGAGAAGTAATAATCGTAGTATAATCCATGGAAAACCAGGTCTTCTATTCTGGAAAACTTAAGATCATTGTTTTGATTTACTTTGAAAAAAAACTCGTAATCGGGTATATTTTTTGCTAATCTTACCAGTCCTATGGCAATATCTTCAAATTCTATATCGTCTAGATCATAAAGTTTTTGAATTTCCAAGTATATTTTCTTTTTTGTTTAAAATATAAAATGCCCGTTGTGCAGCTTTTTCTTCCGCCTTCTTTTTCGAAGTTTCAGTAGCGTTGGCAATCTTCTCATCTCCCAGCCATACATGGCAGCGAAATACGATCGCTTTATTAGCCTGAACCTCTTCGCAGGTTTCATACTTTATATGCAGCTTTTTCTTCTGGCTCCATTCAAGCAGAAGGCCTTTGTAGCTTACAATTTTATTTTCGAGTTTATTAATCTCAGAGGGCGTCAGTAGTCGTTCCAAAATGATCTTTTTACAAGTATCATATTGAAAGTCCAGATAAACAGCACCGATTAATGCCTCAAATAAGTTTCCGGAGATATTTTCGCCTAAAGCTACAGAATTTTGTTTGATTAAAAGATCAGTCAGCTTTAAATCTTCCCCTAATTTATTAAGATTTTTCCTATTAACAATCTTAGATTTCATTTGTGTTAAATATCCTTCATTAGCCCGAGGATAAGTCTGAAACAAATGACAAGAGATAATTGTACCCAAAACAGAATCTCCCAAAAATTCAAGCCTTTCGTAATTACTGTCTTGATTTTTAGAAGAATTTTTCAAAGAAAAAGCTTCCCGGTAAAGAGCAACATTTTCTACCTCAGTACCTAATATCTTATTGAGTTCAGTGCTGAGAAAATAGTCTCTCTCCGTTAATTTTCTTTTTCTTTGTTTGAGAAGGAATTTAGAAAAGTATTTCTGTAACTCCATTCAGTAAATTTAGATTTTCATAAACAGAACGCAGGCATTATGCCCACCAAATCCAAAAGTATTGCTCATGGCTACTTTTACATCTTTTTTCACAGCTTCATTAAATGTAAAATTAAGTCTGCTGTCAATATTTTCATCATCAGTAAAATGATTGATGGTAGGAGGAACTGTACCATGAATAATAGTTCCCAACGCAGCAATCGCCTCAATAACTCCGGCAACACCCAGAAGGTGACCCGTCATTGATTTGGTAGAATTAATCTGAATGTCGTAAGCGTGCTCTCCTAATAATTTAGAAATTGCATTAGATTCTGCAATGTCTCCTAATGGAGTAGATGTACCATGCATGTTGATATGATCTACTTCATCAGCAGTTAACCCTGCGTCTTCCAAACAGTTTTTCATTACTAAATAAGCGCCTAAACCTTCAGGATGAGGTGCTGTCATATGATGTGCATCTGCACTTAGACCGCCTCCTTTCAATTCTGCGTAAATTGTTGCGCCACGTTTTACCGCGTGCTCATATTCTTCAAGAATAATGGTTCCTGCACCTTCACCTAATACAAAGCCATCTCTGTCTTTATCAAAAGGTCTTGAAGCTGTTTTAGGATCATCATTTCTTGTAGAAAGTGCCATCATAGCATTAAACCCTCCAACACCACTTGCTGTAACAGCTGCTTCAGATCCTCCACATACGATAACGTCTGCTTTCCCCAATTGGATCAGCATTTTAGAATCGATGAGTGCATTTGCAGAAGAAGCGCAGGCAGATACAGTAGTATAATTGGGACCATGGAAACCATACTCAATAGAGATGTGTCCAGGGGTAATATCCGCAATCATTTTAGGAATAAAGAATGGATTGAATCTTGGAATATCAGTATTAGCCCATCCTAAAACTTCTGTTTCAAAAGTTTCTAAACCTCCGATTCCGGAACCCCAGATTACGCCGACTCTGTTTTTATCCACATTGTCTTCGATAATTCTGGAATGCGCTACTGCTTCTCTGGCAGCAACAAGCCCTAACTGGGTATTTCGGTCCATTTTTTTAGCTTCTTTCTTATCAAAATGCTGTAATGGATCAAAACCCTTGACTTCGCAAGCGAACTTGGTTTTGAAGTTTGTGGCATCAAAAAGAGTAATCGGAGCTGCACCGCTCTCACCTTTAACAAGATTTTCCCAGTAATCTTTCGCATTATTTCCAATCGGTGTTATTGCGCCAAAACCGGTTACAACTACTCTTTTTAATTCCATAAACTTTTTAAATTTTCCTTTTGTTGAAGAATATTATTTATTTACTACTTCTTCGATATAAGCGATAGCGTGACCTACAGTAGTAATTTTTTCAGCTTGATCATCAGGGATTTGAATATTAAATTCTTTTTCAAACTCCATGATTAATTCAACTGTATCTAATGAATCAGCTCCTAAATCGTTAGTGAAGCTAGCTTCAGGAGTCACCTCTGTTTCTTCAACGTCAAGCTTATCAGCGATGATAGCTTTTACTCTTGATGCAATGTCTGACATAGTAAATTATTTTTTTAATTGTTAGATGGTGCAAATATATAAAATTCTTTACGATAAAACATTTTTTTAGTCTTTTTTGTGGGTAGACTATCCGTATTTTATTGTCAGAAGTTTTAGTCTTTTAGTTTTCAGGTATTTATATTTTATATCTGCAGTGGCAGATGAAATTAATCATAAACGAAGAGAATGATTTTATGACTTAATTGGACATTAAAGACCGGATTCTGTTTTGCAAGTCGATAATTTCAACCTGTTCATGGTGAGCAGTCACTGTTATTTTGATAGAATTAGGTTGTTCTTCTCAATTTTGAGAAAAAAATATTTGAGATAAACGATATGATGATCTCTAATTAGTACTCATCATCATTGAATAAATGACGGAAATAAAGTTCTGGAGAATTGAGAAAGTTTTTAGTTACCTGATAATGTTCGGTATCCTGGTAATCAATGGGTGTCATATTATTATCAAGAGAGTAAATTGTTGCATTTGGATAACTTAATAAAATAGGTGAATGAGTAGATATAATAAACTGCGCCTTACCTGTTTTTTCCAGTGAGTGGATGATTGATAATAGGGATAACTGGCGT from Chryseobacterium piperi encodes:
- a CDS encoding IPExxxVDY family protein, coding for MEIQKLYDLDDIEFEDIAIGLVRLAKNIPDYEFFFKVNQNNDLKFSRIEDLVFHGLYYDYYFSRFEAYHKFTKTCFTFISNRSSESKQKKLQTELFSEEENIKFLLNNQVDVEYILHSSEQFPDFSVILLPENLVFPIQDYTLSSDEELYQIIQYYE
- the rnc gene encoding ribonuclease III: MELQKYFSKFLLKQRKRKLTERDYFLSTELNKILGTEVENVALYREAFSLKNSSKNQDSNYERLEFLGDSVLGTIISCHLFQTYPRANEGYLTQMKSKIVNRKNLNKLGEDLKLTDLLIKQNSVALGENISGNLFEALIGAVYLDFQYDTCKKIILERLLTPSEINKLENKIVSYKGLLLEWSQKKKLHIKYETCEEVQANKAIVFRCHVWLGDEKIANATETSKKKAEEKAAQRAFYILNKKENILGNSKTL
- the fabF gene encoding beta-ketoacyl-ACP synthase II gives rise to the protein MELKRVVVTGFGAITPIGNNAKDYWENLVKGESGAAPITLFDATNFKTKFACEVKGFDPLQHFDKKEAKKMDRNTQLGLVAAREAVAHSRIIEDNVDKNRVGVIWGSGIGGLETFETEVLGWANTDIPRFNPFFIPKMIADITPGHISIEYGFHGPNYTTVSACASSANALIDSKMLIQLGKADVIVCGGSEAAVTASGVGGFNAMMALSTRNDDPKTASRPFDKDRDGFVLGEGAGTIILEEYEHAVKRGATIYAELKGGGLSADAHHMTAPHPEGLGAYLVMKNCLEDAGLTADEVDHINMHGTSTPLGDIAESNAISKLLGEHAYDIQINSTKSMTGHLLGVAGVIEAIAALGTIIHGTVPPTINHFTDDENIDSRLNFTFNEAVKKDVKVAMSNTFGFGGHNACVLFMKI
- a CDS encoding acyl carrier protein, with the translated sequence MSDIASRVKAIIADKLDVEETEVTPEASFTNDLGADSLDTVELIMEFEKEFNIQIPDDQAEKITTVGHAIAYIEEVVNK